One genomic window of Salvia miltiorrhiza cultivar Shanhuang (shh) chromosome 4, IMPLAD_Smil_shh, whole genome shotgun sequence includes the following:
- the LOC131022147 gene encoding very-long-chain aldehyde decarbonylase CER1-like isoform X1 yields the protein MATKPGLLTEWPWKALGSFKYIILAPWAMHSLYSLATKGKNELDYTNLLILPFLLSRALHNQIWISISRHRTAQGKNRIVDRGIEFEQVDRESNWDDQILLSGIMLYIFNYTLSAASFSPAWRTDGVIITALLHAGPVEYIYYWLHRALHHHYLYSRYHSHHHSSIVTEPISSVIHPFAEHIAYFLLFAIPLLGTLFNGTASLASLFGYITYIDLMNNMGHCNFEFIPKWPFSIFPPLKYFMYTPSFHSLHHTQFRSNYSLFMPLYDYIHGTTDKSTDALYESSLERRPESPDVVHLTHLTTPESVFHLPVGFASFASRPQESKSSTWFMWPLSWLSAALNFVYGRTFLVERNLLGKLKLHTWTIPRYTIQYALKWQRQGINVLIEEAIIEADARGSKVISLGLLNQSEELNRSGGIFIERYPKLKTKVVDGSSLAVAIVLNRIPKGTTEILFRGALSKLALAIVSALSHNGIQVATFYKTEMLKLSATTEEGAVAVSKSYTQKVWLVGDGLSKDEQLKAPKGTLFIPFSHFPPKKARDDVFYCHTPSMIAPPSLQNLHSCENWLPRRAMSAARVAGILHALEGWDVHECGASVFDADKIWEAAIKHGFRPTTISK from the exons ATGGCTACAAAACCAGGATTGCTTACGGAGTGGCCATGGAAGGCTCTTGGAAGTTTCAAG TATATCATCTTGGCTCCATGGGCAATGCACAGCCTCTACTCTCTTGCAACAAAAGGGAAAAATGAGTTGGACTACACCAATCTCCTCATTCTGCCATTTTTACTATCAAGAGCTCTCCACAACCAGATTTGGATATCCATCTCTCGACACAGAACTGCTCAAGGCAAAAACAGGATCGTCGATAGAGGCATTGAATTCGAACAAGTTGACAGAGAATCCAACTG GGATGATCAGATTCTGCTAAGCGGAATCATGTTGTACATTTTTAACTACACATTGTCGGCCGCCTCTTTCTCGCCGGCGTGGAGGACCGATGGCGTGATCATAACGGCGCTGCTCCACGCCGGCCCCGTCGAGTACATCTACTACTGGCTGCACAGAGCTCTGCACCACCATTACCTCTACTCCAGATACCACTCTCACCACCATTCATCCATCGTCACCGAGCCCATCTCAT CCGTGATTCATCCTTTTGCAGAGCACATAGCCTATTTCCTGCTGTTTGCGATTCCACTTCTCGGCACGCTGTTTAACGGCACGGCGTCGCTGGCGTCTCTGTTTGGATACATAACCTACATTGATCTGATGAACAACATGGGGCACTGCAACTTCGAGTTCATCCCTAAATGGCCCTTTTCCATCTTCCCTCCTCTCAAATACTTCATGTATACGCCCTC GTTCCACTCGCTGCACCACACTCAGTTCCGGAGCAACTACTCGCTGTTCATGCCGCTGTACGACTACATCCACGGCACCACCGACAAGTCCACGGACGCGTTGTACGAGAGCTCGCTGGAGAGGCGGCCGGAGTCCCCCGACGTGGTGCACCTGACTCACCTCACCACGCCGGAGTCCGTCTTCCACCTCCCGGTGGGATTCGCCTCCTTCGCTTCGAGGCCTCAGGAATCCAAATCGAGCACGTGGTTCATGTGGCCTCTCTCGTGGCTGTCTGCTGCGCTCAACTTCGTGTATGGCCGCACGTTTCTTGTAGAGAGAAATCTGTTAGGGAAACTCAAGCTGCACACGTGGACCATCCCACGTTACACCATACAG TATGCCCTGAAATGGCAACGACAAGGTATCAATGTTTTGATCGAGGAAGCCATAATCGAAGCTGATGCACGAGGTTCCAAGGTTATAAGCCTAGGATTGCTCAATCAG AGTGAGGAACTGAACAGAAGTGGAGGAATATTTATTGAAAGATACCCAAAACTGAAAACAAAAGTTGTTGATGGAAGCAGTTTAGCAGTAGCTATTGTCCTAAACAGAATTCCTAAAGGAACAACAGAAATCCTCTTCAGAGGCGCTCTCTCCAAACTTGCTTTAGCTATTGTATCTGCTTTGTCCCACAACGGCAttcag GTTGCGACATTCTATAAAACTGAGATGCTTAAACTATCTGCAACAACTGAGGAGGGTGCAGTTGCAGTGTCCAAAAGTTACACTCAGAAG GTATGGCTAGTTGGAGATGGATTATCGAAAGATGAACAGCTCAAGGCACCAAAGGGGACTCTCTTCATTCCTTTCTCTCATTTCCCGCCAAAGAAGGCGCGCGACGACGTCTTCTACTGCCACACGCCTTCCATGATCGCCCCTCCTTCCCTTCAAAACCTGCATTCCTGCGAG AATTGGCTGCCGAGAAGAGCGATGAGCGCTGCGCGCGTTGCCGGAATACTGCACGCCCTCGAAGGATGGGATGTGCACGAGTGCGGCGCCTCCGTTTTCGACGCCGACAAGATTTGGGAGGCTGCTATCAAACATGGCTTTCGCCCTACAACCATTTCCAAATAG
- the LOC131022147 gene encoding very-long-chain aldehyde decarbonylase CER1-like isoform X2, whose amino-acid sequence MATKPGLLTEWPWKALGSFKYIILAPWAMHSLYSLATKGKNELDYTNLLILPFLLSRALHNQIWISISRHRTAQGKNRIVDRGIEFEQVDRESNWDDQILLSGIMLYIFNYTLSAASFSPAWRTDGVIITALLHAGPVEYIYYWLHRALHHHYLYSRYHSHHHSSIVTEPISSVIHPFAEHIAYFLLFAIPLLGTLFNGTASLASLFGYITYIDLMNNMGHCNFEFIPKWPFSIFPPLKYFMYTPSFHSLHHTQFRSNYSLFMPLYDYIHGTTDKSTDALYESSLERRPESPDVVHLTHLTTPESVFHLPVGFASFASRPQESKSSTWFMWPLSWLSAALNFVYGRTFLVERNLLGKLKLHTWTIPRYTIQYALKWQRQGINVLIEEAIIEADARGSKVISLGLLNQSEELNRSGGIFIERYPKLKTKVVDGSSLAVAIVLNRIPKGTTEILFRGALSKLALAIVSALSHNGIQVWLVGDGLSKDEQLKAPKGTLFIPFSHFPPKKARDDVFYCHTPSMIAPPSLQNLHSCENWLPRRAMSAARVAGILHALEGWDVHECGASVFDADKIWEAAIKHGFRPTTISK is encoded by the exons ATGGCTACAAAACCAGGATTGCTTACGGAGTGGCCATGGAAGGCTCTTGGAAGTTTCAAG TATATCATCTTGGCTCCATGGGCAATGCACAGCCTCTACTCTCTTGCAACAAAAGGGAAAAATGAGTTGGACTACACCAATCTCCTCATTCTGCCATTTTTACTATCAAGAGCTCTCCACAACCAGATTTGGATATCCATCTCTCGACACAGAACTGCTCAAGGCAAAAACAGGATCGTCGATAGAGGCATTGAATTCGAACAAGTTGACAGAGAATCCAACTG GGATGATCAGATTCTGCTAAGCGGAATCATGTTGTACATTTTTAACTACACATTGTCGGCCGCCTCTTTCTCGCCGGCGTGGAGGACCGATGGCGTGATCATAACGGCGCTGCTCCACGCCGGCCCCGTCGAGTACATCTACTACTGGCTGCACAGAGCTCTGCACCACCATTACCTCTACTCCAGATACCACTCTCACCACCATTCATCCATCGTCACCGAGCCCATCTCAT CCGTGATTCATCCTTTTGCAGAGCACATAGCCTATTTCCTGCTGTTTGCGATTCCACTTCTCGGCACGCTGTTTAACGGCACGGCGTCGCTGGCGTCTCTGTTTGGATACATAACCTACATTGATCTGATGAACAACATGGGGCACTGCAACTTCGAGTTCATCCCTAAATGGCCCTTTTCCATCTTCCCTCCTCTCAAATACTTCATGTATACGCCCTC GTTCCACTCGCTGCACCACACTCAGTTCCGGAGCAACTACTCGCTGTTCATGCCGCTGTACGACTACATCCACGGCACCACCGACAAGTCCACGGACGCGTTGTACGAGAGCTCGCTGGAGAGGCGGCCGGAGTCCCCCGACGTGGTGCACCTGACTCACCTCACCACGCCGGAGTCCGTCTTCCACCTCCCGGTGGGATTCGCCTCCTTCGCTTCGAGGCCTCAGGAATCCAAATCGAGCACGTGGTTCATGTGGCCTCTCTCGTGGCTGTCTGCTGCGCTCAACTTCGTGTATGGCCGCACGTTTCTTGTAGAGAGAAATCTGTTAGGGAAACTCAAGCTGCACACGTGGACCATCCCACGTTACACCATACAG TATGCCCTGAAATGGCAACGACAAGGTATCAATGTTTTGATCGAGGAAGCCATAATCGAAGCTGATGCACGAGGTTCCAAGGTTATAAGCCTAGGATTGCTCAATCAG AGTGAGGAACTGAACAGAAGTGGAGGAATATTTATTGAAAGATACCCAAAACTGAAAACAAAAGTTGTTGATGGAAGCAGTTTAGCAGTAGCTATTGTCCTAAACAGAATTCCTAAAGGAACAACAGAAATCCTCTTCAGAGGCGCTCTCTCCAAACTTGCTTTAGCTATTGTATCTGCTTTGTCCCACAACGGCAttcag GTATGGCTAGTTGGAGATGGATTATCGAAAGATGAACAGCTCAAGGCACCAAAGGGGACTCTCTTCATTCCTTTCTCTCATTTCCCGCCAAAGAAGGCGCGCGACGACGTCTTCTACTGCCACACGCCTTCCATGATCGCCCCTCCTTCCCTTCAAAACCTGCATTCCTGCGAG AATTGGCTGCCGAGAAGAGCGATGAGCGCTGCGCGCGTTGCCGGAATACTGCACGCCCTCGAAGGATGGGATGTGCACGAGTGCGGCGCCTCCGTTTTCGACGCCGACAAGATTTGGGAGGCTGCTATCAAACATGGCTTTCGCCCTACAACCATTTCCAAATAG
- the LOC131022151 gene encoding very-long-chain aldehyde decarbonylase CER1-like → MASKPGILTEWPWTWLGDYKYVVIAPWAIHSTYSYMVKDENERDLGHLIIFPFLLTRMLHNQLWISYSRYRTAKGSNRIVDKNIEFEQVDRERNWDDQIIFNGILFYIGYNYVKESHNLPWWRTDGVIWTILLHAGPVEFLYYWLHRALHHHFLYSRYHSHHHSSIATEPITSVIHPFGEHIAYFVLFAIPLLTTLWTKTASMVSFAGYITYIDFMNNMGHCNFEHIPKRIFSVFPPLKYLVYTPSYHSLHHTQFRTNYSLFMPFYDYVYGTMDKSSDSLYESSLVRKDDVPDLVHLTHLTTPESIYHLRIGFASLASEPHKSRWYLWLMWPVTIWSMMITWIYGRTFVVERNAFKNLKLQTWAVPKYSIQYYMHWQREWINNLIEDAILEADESGVKVLSLGLLNQEEGLNRNGDLFLRRHPLLRVKLVDGSSLAVAIVLNSIPKGTTQVVLRGNPTKVAYSIALALCQGGMQVFTLNEDDYKKIKAKLNSEAASNLILSKSSPSKIWLVGDGLSQTDQQKASKGTMFIPFSQFPPKKTRKDCLYNTTPAMLAPKNIENVDSCENWLPRRVMSAWRVAGIVHAAEEWNSHECGNVMFNIEKIWKASLEHGFRPLTASAESNLN, encoded by the exons ATGGCGTCTAAACCAGGAATTCTCACTGAGTGGCCATGGACGTGGCTCGGAGACTACAAG TATGTGGTAATAGCGCCATGGGCAATACACTCAACATACTCATACATGGTGAAGGATGAAAATGAAAGGGATTTGGGGCACCTAATCATATTCCCTTTCTTGCTAACAAGAATGCTGCACAACCAGCTGTGGATTTCCTACTCTCGCTATCGAACGGCCAAGGGGAGCAACCGGATAGTCGACAAGAACATCGAGTTCGAGCAGGTCGATCGGGAGAGAAACTGGGATGATCAGATCATATTCAATGGGATTTTGTTCTATATTGGTTATAACTACGTCAAGGAGTCTCATAACCTGCCGTGGTGGCGAACCGACGGCGTGATCTGGACAATCCTGCTTCATGCAGGGCCCGTCGAGTTCCTCTACTACTGGCTGCACAGAGCGCTGCACCACCACTTCCTCTACTCGCGCTACCATTCCCACCACCACTCCTCCATCGCCACCGAGCCCATCACGT CTGTGATCCATCCATTCGGGGAGCACATAGCCTACTTCGTTCTGTTTGCTATACCGCTGCTCACAACGCTGTGGACGAAGACAGCCTCCATGGTCTCATTTGCAGGTTACATCACCTACATCGACTTCATGAACAACATGGGACACTGCAACTTCGAGCACATACCAAAACGCATCTTCTCCGTCTTCCCGCCCCTCAAGTACCTCGTCTACACGCCTTC GTACCACTCCCTGCACCACACTCAATTTCGGACCAATTATTCACTCTTCATGCCGTTCTATGACTACGTCTACGGCACCATGGACAAGTCCTCTGATTCATTGTACGAAAGCTCGCTAGTGAGGAAGGACGACGTACCTGACCTGGTGCATCTCACTCATCTAACGACGCCAGAGTCCATATATCATCTTCGCATTGGATTCGCGAGCTTGGCTTCCGAGCCTCACAAATCCAGGTGGTATCTGTGGCTAATGTGGCCTGTCACAATATGGTCTATGATGATCACTTGGATATACGGCCGCACATTCGTTGTCGAGAGGAACGCCTTCAAGAACCTAAAACTGCAGACATGGGCTGTGCCCAAGTATAGCATCCAA TACTACATGCACTGGCAGAGAGAGTGGATCAACAACCTGATTGAGGATGCAATACTCGAAGCTGATGAAAGTGGAGTGAAGGTGCTGAGCCTCGGCCTACTTAATCAG GAGGAGGGGCTTAACAGAAACGGCGATCTTTTCTTGAGGAGACATCCTCTGCTGAGAGTGAAACTGGTAGATGGGAGTAGCTTAGCAGTTGCCATAGTTCTCAACAGCATTCCAAAAGGAACAACTCAGGTGGTGCTCCGAGGCAACCCAACCAAGGTTGCTTATTCCATCGCGCTTGCCTTATGCCAAGGGGGAATGCAG GTCTTCACATTGAACGAAGACGACTACAAGAAGATCAAAGCAAAGCTCAACAGCGAGGCTGCAAGTAATCTGATTCTCTCCAAAAGCAGCCCTTCCAAG ATATGGTTGGTGGGAGATGGACTAAGCCAGACAGATCAACAAAAAGCATCCAAAGGAACCATGTTCATTCCCTTCTCTCAGTTCCCCCCAAAGAAAACGCGCAAAGACTGCTTGTATAACACTACACCAGCAATGTTGGCTCCAAAGAATATCGAGAATGTTGACTCTTGTGAG AACTGGTTACCAAGAAGAGTGATGAGCGCGTGGCGTGTAGCAGGAATCGTGCACGCTGCAGAAGAATGGAATTCACACGAGTGTGGAAACGTGATGTTCAATATTGAAAAGATTTGGAAGGCCAGCCTTGAGCATGGATTCCGCCCCCTCACGGCGTCTGCTGAATCAAACCTCAACTAG